The Methanohalophilus portucalensis DNA window ATGTAATCAGTACCACAAGTATACCCATCAGAATAAAAAAGACAAGTTTGGATTTTAATGGTACATCTTTCCATGTCATTTCAATCATTCAGGCCGGATCAATCCCATTCTATCATAGTTGATTTCTGGCAGAAGTGTTTATATAATTCAGTTCCCCATTGAAGTGCACTTGCATCAAAACTCATTATTTTTTTATGATCGTACATATCATTCTTATTGAAGAGGCAGAGATAAATGAACCGATCTGTTACAACGGATGTAAGATTGACTTCGTTGCAAATATATAGATTGGTATGTTCCCTTTCAACAATGTGGCGGAATTTATCAGTATGTTCTTCTTTCATCCGCCTGTAAATTGGCTCCGTAAGTATGAGATCTATCTGAACACCGTTATTTGCCAGTTCATAATATAGATCAGGATACAGAGGATGGAAATAGGCCATTATTGTCATAACTTTATTAGACTTGATAAGATTCTTGCTGAATTCCTCGGGCAGGTCAAAAAGGTGGTTCATATCCGGCTCTATTACCATACATTCGCCTATATCGCCCAGACGTGAATCAAGTCCTTCCGGAATTGAACTTAAATCCCGGGTTGCCCAGTAGTCATTATTTTCCTCTATGACCCCGAGGGTTCTCAGCAGTGGGACCATATTTTTTACTATAATTTCCCCTATATCCGAAAGCCGATAAACTCTGTTCTCTTCAATGATTAGGTTTTGCTCCCGGAGTATTTTTATCTGGGGCATCATCGCTTTGGATGTAACATTAAGGGATGTTTTGATCTGGTCTATATTTCTGGGTCCTTCCATTAGTAGTAAAAGAAGCCTTTTCCTTTTTTCAGAGAGCCAGATAGTATCACTCAATGATGATTGCATACATTCACCTTTTAGTTAAGGGGATTAAACTTCTTTTTTTATATTATTTATATCATTTCAGAACCAGGTCCATTAAAACGAGGTTATGTATTTTAAAACCGTTATAATTTCCCATACCACTGGTAATTACTTGTGCCCTTTGACAAACCTCATAGGGTTTGCTCATTCATTTATCTTTCGCAAATTCGATGCAATTCAGGCTATATACAATTCATATCCTCCTTTTCATGTGAGTAAGCCGATTTTATCGGTGGTCTCAGGATCTCTATGGAAAGGAGGTTGTAACTACGTCAAAAGAAGAATTATATAAAGAACTGTCTGATGCAATTGTAAGTTGCAAGAAAGACCAGGTTCTTGCTGCTGTCGAAAAAGCCCGTGGTGAACTCGAGGCTCCCGACATCATTGAGAACGGTCTTGCAGCAGGTATGAACGAAGTCGGTACCCTTTTTGAAAGGGGTAAGTTATTCCTTCCACATGTCATGATGGCTGCAGAAGCCATGCAGGCCGGTGTGGACGAACTTAAAGACGATATGCCTGAAGCATCCGAAAAGGCTGCCAGCGTAATCGTCAATGGTACAGTAGAGGGAGATGTCCATGACATTGGCAAATCCATTGTATCCACCATGCTCCAGACATCGGGGTTCGAAGTTCATGACATCGGTCGTGATGCACCTGTAGCAGATTTCATTGCCAAGATCAAGGAAACAGACGCAAACATGGTCGGCATTTCCGCACTTATGACCACCACTCTCCAGGGCCAGAAGGAAGTAATCGAAGCCCTTGAAGAAGAAGGTCTCCGTGATAAGGTAAAAGTCATGGTAGGCGGTGCTCCTGCAACCAACTCTTGGGCCAAAAAGATCGGTGCAGATTGTTATGCAGAAAATGCAACTGAAGCTGTTAATAAGGCAAAGGAACTTCTTTTATAAGGTGATTATTTATGGCAAATGAATATTTCTTAAGAATGGGAGATGGCGAGCGTATCTCCATGACCAGGGAGCAGATAATTGCAGACCTTCAGGAAGGTAGTGCAGATGCAGCAGACCTTGGTGACATTCCTGAACTTTCCGGGGATGAAATAGACAAGCTCGCAGACATTATTATGAATCCCAACCGTATAGTCAGTGTCGAACCAGGTATGGAAATCCCTGTAACCCACGACATTGGTTCTATCAGGATCGATGGTGACCAGGGTAACAGTGGTGTAGGAATTCCTGCCAGTCGTCTTGTTGGCTGTATGATGCACGAGAGAGGTTTCGGTGCTGACACAATGGAACTGGGTCATATCGACTACAGTTTCAAACCAGTTAAACCTGTTATTGCTCAGGAATGCCAGACTATGGAATCTTGCCAGCAGAACATGACTGTTCCTCTTCTCTACGGTGCAATGCCAAACCTGGGTCTCTATTATACACCAGATGGACCATTCGAAAACCCTGGTGACCTCATGAAGGCTTTCAAGATCAATGAGGCCCGTGAATCCATCGAGCATGCCGGTGATCATGCAACCCGTGACATGACCTGGATCATGCAGCACCTGCAGAAAGTAGGCTGTGACGGTGTCAACTTCGATACAATCGGTGCAGCAGGAGATGGTGATTTTTATGCTTCCCTTTATTCTATCAAGGCACTCAGGGAAGAATTCCCCGACATCTACATTGAAGCAGGAATGGCTGGAGAATGTACTCTTGGTATGCACGGAGAACTTGAGTTTGAAGGTAATGTTCTTGCAGGTCTGTGGCCACACGAGCAGGCACCCCTTGCAGAAAAGGCTGGTGCAAACGTGTTCGGTCCGGTCTGTAACACCAACACCAGCAAGTCCTCCGCATGGAACCTTGCCCGTTCAGTAACCTTCACCAAGGCAGCAGTTGAAGCTTCAAACATCCCCTGTCATGTTGATATGGGTATGGGTGTCGGCGGTATCCCGATGTT harbors:
- the mtbC gene encoding dimethylamine corrinoid protein MtbC, which translates into the protein MSDAIVSCKKDQVLAAVEKARGELEAPDIIENGLAAGMNEVGTLFERGKLFLPHVMMAAEAMQAGVDELKDDMPEASEKAASVIVNGTVEGDVHDIGKSIVSTMLQTSGFEVHDIGRDAPVADFIAKIKETDANMVGISALMTTTLQGQKEVIEALEEEGLRDKVKVMVGGAPATNSWAKKIGADCYAENATEAVNKAKELLL
- a CDS encoding helix-turn-helix transcriptional regulator yields the protein MQSSLSDTIWLSEKRKRLLLLLMEGPRNIDQIKTSLNVTSKAMMPQIKILREQNLIIEENRVYRLSDIGEIIVKNMVPLLRTLGVIEENNDYWATRDLSSIPEGLDSRLGDIGECMVIEPDMNHLFDLPEEFSKNLIKSNKVMTIMAYFHPLYPDLYYELANNGVQIDLILTEPIYRRMKEEHTDKFRHIVEREHTNLYICNEVNLTSVVTDRFIYLCLFNKNDMYDHKKIMSFDASALQWGTELYKHFCQKSTMIEWD